The genomic segment CAAGAGAATTCCCGTTGTATGCATAACGCGCGCTCCTTGTTGGTGAAAACTGCGATCAATAGAACGGTTGCGAGAATAACTGGGGGGGGAGGCGCTGTCAAGAGATCGGCGGAGGCAGGATGTTCAAAAAGTTCGTTCAGCAAGGCCGCAGCGAGTGAAGGGCCGAGGCGTACCCGTAGGGTACGTTGAGGGTCTGAACGATGCGAGAACGAAGCTGGCGGACTTTTTCAACATCCTGCTATAGGAAGTAGCGGCTGGTATCGAACTTATACTCCGTATTGTCGATCAAACGAATAATATTATGGCGGAAATCTCCGATCTCATCTTTCTCTGTGAGGTCGATCTCCCGTCCGTGCTCGACGGGGTCCCCCTGAGGATCGGTGATGACCTTGACGAACGGCCGTTCGGCGTTCGCTTTATCGACGGCTGGCTTGAGCACGACGGCTAGTTCACTCGTGTCCAACATGACCAGGCTGCCGATGGGGATGATGCCGACACAGTTGACGAACAGTTTGAGCAGTACTGAGTCAAAGGCCTTGCCGGACTTTGAGAACATCATATTCAAGACTTTCGAGGGGGACATGGGCTCCCGACGATAGACGCGGGAAGAGGTCATAGCGTCATAACAGTCTGCGATCGTGAGGATGCGACCGGTCAGTGAGACGGTCCAGGGCACGGTCAGCTTTGGATAGCCGGAGAAGTCCAGGTTCATGTGGTGCTCGAAGGAGGCCGCGGCCATGCGGCCCGGGAGATTGGTGATGCCTCTCAGTTTCGACAGACTCAGGACTCCCTCCGTAGGATGATTGCGCATGGCCACCCAGTCCTCATCGGTAAACTCGCCCGGTTTGTTCAGGACCTCCATGGGAATGGTGGATTTGCCCATGTCGTGGAACAGTGCCGCAAGGCCGAGGTCGGCCAGTTCCACTTTGGGATAGCCGGCGCGATTGGCCAGCGCAATGGACAGCAGAGAGACATTGACCGAGTGATTATGGGTGTATTCATCATGACAACGAAGGGTCGTAAGCCCGAGAACCGTCGCTTCGTCGTCCAGCATGAGATCGACGATGTTTTGGATCGCCCGCTTCGCTTGTTTAAAGCTGACCGTTCCGCCATCACGGACTGATTGCGTCAGTGTGCCGACCGATCCTGCGACTTTGGCATAGCCGTTCTTGGCGTTTACCTTCCGCTGCATTTTGGGGTCGGCGTTTTCTGTGCCGTCCGATCCCTTGCTTTCCGCCGTTCCGGTTCCGTTGCCTCCATTCACTTCGGCTGCTTCTCGGACTCGCAGTTGCCGTTGCTCTTCTAATTCGATGCCGGTGATGCCCCGTGCGGTAAATGCTTT from the Nitrospirota bacterium genome contains:
- a CDS encoding HD domain-containing protein; this encodes MSDFKIKETPAADEQAQPILTHEKSLSQKIARGSEAGDILDQQMVMLGIQLVTQLNVLLKSSRIYDRTNSALDKPVDTMLTLIKTMAHDQPVTLRLQNDFLFLGDSHLKVNAQQMAVATSIIDVLNLWKIGGITFSMTAESKDLREFAALFVSLDSHTSTIDDLQKAFTARGITGIELEEQRQLRVREAAEVNGGNGTGTAESKGSDGTENADPKMQRKVNAKNGYAKVAGSVGTLTQSVRDGGTVSFKQAKRAIQNIVDLMLDDEATVLGLTTLRCHDEYTHNHSVNVSLLSIALANRAGYPKVELADLGLAALFHDMGKSTIPMEVLNKPGEFTDEDWVAMRNHPTEGVLSLSKLRGITNLPGRMAAASFEHHMNLDFSGYPKLTVPWTVSLTGRILTIADCYDAMTSSRVYRREPMSPSKVLNMMFSKSGKAFDSVLLKLFVNCVGIIPIGSLVMLDTSELAVVLKPAVDKANAERPFVKVITDPQGDPVEHGREIDLTEKDEIGDFRHNIIRLIDNTEYKFDTSRYFL